CGCGTCGATGCCCTCGTCGAGGTTCTGGTCCCACACCGTGAGGGTGATGTCCCCGAGGGAGGCGATGTCGGTCGAGACGGGTTGCGAACTCGTCGACTGCGAGCTGCTGCTGCCCGACGATCCCGGCGTGCACGCCGCGAGACCACCCGCGGCGAACCCGGCCAGCACCGTGCGTCGGGCCGTGCGGAACCGTGCGTTCACTGCTCCTCCTGATCCCGGGTCGCGTCCAGCGCCCAGTCGTGGATGTCGTCGTACCCCTCGCGCGGCCCGGAGTCCTCCAGGAACCGCAGCACGTCCGCGGGGCCGGGCGCGCTCGCGGCGCCCCCCAGCCCCCGGACGGACAGGCTGGCGACGAGGCCCGCGAACCGCAGCCGGTTCCGCAGGTCCCAGCTCAGCCGGGTGGCGGTCATCAACCCCGCCACGAACACGTCCCCGGCCCCCGTCGGGTCGACGACGGGGACGGCCGGGGCAGGTTCGGTGACGAGGGTGCCGGTGGCGTCGATCGCGAGGCTGCCGAGCGGACCGCGCGTGACGACGACGGTGCCGACCCGCTCGGCGAGCAGCTTCGCCGCCGCGAGCGCGTCGTCGGTGCGCGTGTAGCTGGTGGCCTCGACCTCGTTCGGGACGAACACGTCGACCTGCGCCAGCCGGTCCAGGACGGTGGGCGACCACTCGTGGCTGGGGTCCCAGCCGACGCCACCGAACACCGTGGTGCCCGCCGCGCGCAGGGTCGCCACCCAGCCGGGCAGGTCGGCCGCCAGGCCCACGTGGCAGGTCGCGGCCGTCGGCAGCTCACCGGGCCAGGTCCTCGGCACCTCCGTGCCGTCCTCCTCGTAGGTGATGAAGCTGCGGTCGTGCTCGTCGGTGACGGCGACCGTGACGGCGGTGCGCACGGTGTCGCTGCGTTGCAGCCACGTCAGGTCCAGGTGCGGTTCGCGGGCCAGCAGACGGGCGACCTCGTCGCCGAAGACGTCACGGCCCAGGACGGCGAACAGGCCCGTGCGCCCGCCGAGGCGGGCGGCGGCGACGGC
The Kineococcus rhizosphaerae DNA segment above includes these coding regions:
- a CDS encoding carbohydrate kinase family protein, coding for MSADLDVLLGGRLFCDLVFSGSSLPRPGAEVFADGFVLSPGGTANRAVAAARLGGRTGLFAVLGRDVFGDEVARLLAREPHLDLTWLQRSDTVRTAVTVAVTDEHDRSFITYEEDGTEVPRTWPGELPTAATCHVGLAADLPGWVATLRAAGTTVFGGVGWDPSHEWSPTVLDRLAQVDVFVPNEVEATSYTRTDDALAAAKLLAERVGTVVVTRGPLGSLAIDATGTLVTEPAPAVPVVDPTGAGDVFVAGLMTATRLSWDLRNRLRFAGLVASLSVRGLGGAASAPGPADVLRFLEDSGPREGYDDIHDWALDATRDQEEQ